In Vigna unguiculata cultivar IT97K-499-35 chromosome 3, ASM411807v1, whole genome shotgun sequence, a single genomic region encodes these proteins:
- the LOC114179672 gene encoding bax inhibitor 1-like, whose product MEAFFNSQSSSRSRWSYDTLKNFREISPVVQNHIKRVYFTLCCAVVAAAVGAFLHVLWNIGGFLTTVGSIGTMVWLLSTPPFEEQKRLSLLMASALFQGASIGPLIDLAIAIDPSLIFSAFVATSLAFGCFSAAALVARRREYLYLGGLLSSGLSILMWLHFASSLFGGSIALFKFELYFGLLVFVGYVIVDTQEIIEMAHFGDLDYVKHALTLFTDSAAIFVRILIIMLKNSSERNERKKKRRD is encoded by the exons ATGGAGGCTTTCTTCAATTCCCAATCGTCTTCGAGAAGCCGCTGGAGTTACGATACTCTCAAGAATTTCCGCGAGATCTCTCCGGTCGTTCAGAATCACATCAAACGG GTTTATTTTACGTTATGTTGCGCTGTTGTGGCTGCTGCTGTCGGAGCCTTTCTTCATGTATTGTGGAACATTGGGGGTTTTCTCACTACGGTGGGGTCTATTGGAACCATGGTTTGGTTGCTATCGACACCTCCTTTTGAAGAG caaaaGAGGTTGTCTCTGTTGATGGCTTCTGCCCTGTTTCAGGGCGCTTCCATTGGACCTCTGATTGATTTGGCGATAGCCATTGATCCTAG CCTTATCTTTAGTGCTTTCGTGGCGACTTCCTTGGCTTTTGGCTGTTTCTCTGCGGCAGCTTTAGTTGCAAGGCGTAGGGAGTATCTCTACCTTGGTGGTTTGCTTTCTTCTGGGCTGTCCATCCTTATGTGGTTGCACTTTGCTTCCTCTCTCTTCGGGGGCTCAATAGCGCTCTTTAAGTTTGAG TTGTACTTTGGGCTTTTGGTGTTTGTAGGCTACGTCATAGTAGATACCCAAGAAATTATTGAGATGGCTCACTTTGGTGACCTGGATTATGTGAAGCATGCATTGACACTGTTCACTGATTCGGCTGCAATCTTTGTGCGGATTCTTATTATAATG TTGAAGAATTCATCCGAGAGAAatgagaggaagaagaaaaggagagaTTAA
- the LOC114175822 gene encoding protein ECERIFERUM 2-like produces MAVCDASESLPKLQIEAVMSVRPVKVSEPRRVRRVLMSDTDSIVKTKGIHGCYQIVLYYESLKEEEGDKFLAGWIVESLGSALVEHPLLSGRLKKKDSDQDETVLEIVPNDSGIRLYEVRFPMLLSKFLSLRAEKEHLEAELVFWKEIDQHNPQFSPLFYVQVTHFECGGYTVGISCSLLLADALVVENFLKTWADIHNSMLLQREEIKAPIFHHSHLVKNDQPPPAEVINRTRCGKAQSMAFKFIGKDLNLNQEFWREVAMLCVEEAEQKLDKKVWTEFSLFVKEMCEVMKVEGHSKSGYCKKVLDQSLKNEISGGTWNDFGEFVMFHEGNKPVHVSRWIGSIADDGNVVVIPCPEEKASAVIIVSLP; encoded by the exons ATGGCTGTGTGTGATGCTAGCGAAAGCCTCCCAAAGTTGCAGATTGAAGCCGTGATGAGTGTACGGCCGGTGAAGGTGTCAGAACCACGACGAGTTCGCCGGGTTTTGATGAGTGACACTGACTCAATTGTGAAGACAAAGGGCATTCATGGATGCTACCAAATCGTTCTCTACTACGAGTCGTTGAAGGAGGAAGAGGGTGACAAGTTTTTGGCTGGTTGGATTGTGGAGTCACTAGGCAGTGCTCTGGTGGAACACCCACTTCTTTCTGGGAGGCTCAAAAAGAAGGACAGTGACCAGGACGAGACAGTGTTGGAGATTGTGCCCAATGATTCTGGTATTCGACTCTACGAGGTTCGCTTCCCCATGCTCCTGTCGAAGTTTCTTTCCTTGAGAGCTGAAAAGGAGCATCTTGAGGCCGAGCTTGTCTTTTGGAAGGAAATTGATCAACACAATCCTCAGTTCTCTCCTCTCTTTTACGTCCAG GTGACCCACTTTGAATGTGGAGGATACACAGTAGGTATTAGCTGCAGTCTTCTCTTGGCAGATGCGTTGGTGGTAGAGAACTTCCTGAAGACTTGGGCTGACATTCACAACAGCATGTTACTCCAAAGAGAAGAGATTAAAGCACCTATATTTCACCACTCTCATCTCGTAAAAAACGACCAGCCTCCCCCTGCTGAAGTGATCAACCGCACCAGATGCGGAAAAGCACAGAGCATGGCATTCAAGTTCATTGGCAAAGACTTAAATTTGAACCAGGAATTTTGGAGGGAAGTTGCCATGCTGTGCGTCGAGGAAGCGGAGCAAAAGCTTGACAAAAAAGTTTGGACAGAGTTTAGTTTGTTTGTGAAAGAAATGTGTGAGGTCATGAAAGTAGAGGGTCACTCAAAGAGTGGATACTGTAAGAAAGTGTTGGACCAAAGCCTAAAGAATGAAATCAGTGGTGGCACGTGGAATGATTTTGGAGAGTTCGTAATGTTTCATGAAGGAAACAAGCCTGTGCATGTTTCTCGTTGGATCGGATCAATTGCTGATGATGGGAATGTTGTAGTAATTCCATGTCCGGAGGAAAAGGCCTCAGCTGTGATCATAGTGTCTCTCCCTTGA
- the LOC114175821 gene encoding putative glycerol-3-phosphate transporter 4 — MSRHCHLCATPPGILLLRAKQWNYQTHRYMVLFITFLAYACYHASRKPTGIVKSVLCPDHKDAMDGWIPFNGHDGPSKLGEIDVAFLACYSIGMYVAGHLGDTLDLRLFLSSGMVGSGIFVALFGMGYFWNVHRFWFYLSMQMIAGMFQATGWPSVVAVIGNWFGKRKRGLIMGVWNAHTSVGNICGSLIAASVLDYGWGWSFVAPGALIVSGGIIVFLFLAPYPEDVGFSSSSSSSSSAAAAVQVGDDKEALVHKTGDGALRQASVDRKGIGLVEACMIPGVIPFALCLFFAKLVAYTFLYWLPFYLTHTEIGGRYISVKSAGNLSALFDVGGIVGGILAGYISDKLNARALTAASFMYAAIPSMLLYQHYGSVSMNANIGLMMVTGLLVNGPYALITTAVSADLGTHSSLRGDSRALATVTAIIDGTGSVGAAVGPLLTGFLSTRGWTEVFIMLVVGAFIAGLLLSRLIIAEIAEINGRPLPTQATASQPLLE; from the exons ATGTCTCGCCATTGCCACCTTTGTGCCACCCCACCTGGGATTCTGCTATTACGAGCTAAACAATGGAACTACCAAACGCACCGCTACATGGTGCTGTTCATCACCTTCCTTGCCTATGCCTGCTATCACGCCTCCAGAAAACCCACCGGGATTGTGAAGAGCGTGTTGTGCCCGGACCACAAGGATGCAATGGACGGTTGGATCCCCTTCAACGGCCACGACGGACCATCAAAGTTGGGAGAGATCGACGTGGCGTTTCTCGCGTGTTACTCCATTGGGATGTACGTGGCGGGCCACCTGGGAGATACCCTGGACCTTCGATTGTTCCTATCTTCCGGAATGGTCGGTAGCGGCATATTCGTCGCGCTTTTCGGAATGGGGTACTTCTGGAACGTCCATCGTTTTTGGTTCTATCTCTCCATGCAAATGATCGCGGGCATGTTTCAAGCCACGGGTTGGCCTTCGGTTGTAGCGGTTATCGGTAACTGGTTCGGGAAGAGGAAGAGAGGGCTTATCATGGGTGTTTGGAACGCGCATACTTCGGTCGGTAACATTTGTGGCTCTCTTATTGCTGCCAGTGTTTTGGATTATGGATGGGGTTGGTCTTTTGTTGCGCCTGGTGCTTTGATCGTGTCTGGTGGGATCATTGTTTTTCTGTTCTTGGCTCCTTACCCAGAGGATGTGGGcttctcttcttcctcctcctcttcttcttctgctgctgctgctgttcAAGTTGGTGATGATAAAGAAGCTCTGGTGCATAAAACTGGTGATGGCGCTCTCAGACAAGCGTCTGTGGATAGAAAGGGCATTGGGCTTGTTGAGGCGTGCATGATTCCAGGAGTGATACCTTTTGCGTTGTGCCTTTTCTTCGCCAAGCTTGTTGCCTACACGTTCTTGTATTGGTTGCCGTTTTACTTGACTCATACAG AAATTGGAGGGAGGTATATCTCTGTTAAATCTGCTGGAAACCTTTCAGCCTTGTTCGATGTAGGGGGCATTGTTGGGGGTATCCTTGCTGGCTACATATCTGATAAACTGAATGCCCGTGCTTTAACTGCGGCGAGCTTCATGTATGCAGCTATTCCTTCTATGCTTTTATACCAGCATTACGGAAGTGTTTCTATGAATGCCAACATTGGTCTTATGATGGTGACTGGATTATTAGTAAATGGACCTTATGCACTCATCACCACTGCTGTGTCTGCTGACTTGGGCACACACAGTTCTCTGAGAGGTGATTCTCGTGCTCTAGCAACAGTGACTGCCATTATAGATGGTACTGGATCTGTTGGTGCAGCTGTTGGTCCTCTTCTCACTGGGTTCCTGTCAACAAGGGGATGGACTGAAGTTTTCATTATGCTAGTTGTTGGTGCTTTTATTGCGGGGCTTCTTTTGTCACGGTTGATCATAGCAGAAATTGCAGAGATAAATGGCAGACCTTTACCAACTCAAG CCACTGCATCTCAACCGCTTCTGGAGTAG